Proteins found in one Terriglobia bacterium genomic segment:
- a CDS encoding PhoU domain-containing protein, whose product MSSRAPVSGRKNQETASSQLKDKTARAFLIARDAVANLREFLDESSRMAFLTVKECERELDQIEREIDEQLPKAITRVGERKARDLLACLRFITDLERVGDLVWWIAQHLNDTRPKLRPRDTDALRAMAKLIISMLEEVHRGFVNGTVEPGHAVIARDREIDELRKQIFRSQLEHSNKTQDSRESIDILFMTQALERAGDHVTNLAEELIHLVEERSVRHLPKRISE is encoded by the coding sequence ATGTCATCGCGCGCACCGGTTTCGGGCCGAAAGAATCAGGAGACAGCGAGCAGTCAACTGAAGGACAAGACTGCACGCGCTTTCCTGATTGCGCGAGACGCGGTGGCGAACCTTCGCGAGTTTCTTGACGAATCGTCGCGAATGGCTTTCCTGACCGTGAAAGAGTGCGAGCGTGAACTGGATCAGATCGAGCGGGAGATCGACGAACAACTACCAAAGGCGATCACTCGGGTAGGTGAACGCAAGGCCCGTGACTTGCTCGCGTGTCTCCGGTTCATTACGGATCTGGAGAGAGTCGGGGACTTGGTATGGTGGATCGCCCAGCATTTGAACGATACGCGGCCCAAGTTGCGCCCGCGGGACACAGACGCTCTGCGGGCCATGGCCAAGCTGATCATTTCCATGCTCGAAGAGGTACATAGAGGGTTCGTGAACGGGACGGTTGAACCCGGTCATGCGGTGATTGCGCGCGACCGCGAAATCGACGAATTGCGAAAACAGATTTTCAGGTCGCAACTCGAGCACAGCAATAAAACGCAGGATAGTCGTGAGAGCATCGACATTTTATTTATGACGCAGGCGCTGGAACGCGCGGGAGACCACGTGACGAACCTAGCCGAGGAATTGATACACCTGGTGGAAGAGCGCAGTGTTCGGCATCTTCCGAAACGCATATCGGAATGA
- the ppk1 gene encoding polyphosphate kinase 1: MRSPLENPSYYIGRELSWLKFNGRVLEEAFDESNPLLERVKFLAITASNLDEFFEIRVSSLLQRLEDGYTDPGIDGVTPADELEQIAEETHRFVRAQYRCWNEKLRPALAENGIRILRLAELDDETLEYAQDYCDRELDPLLTPVTVDPAHPFPRVINKALCQALLLKRRRRSSSTYIGVVTVPRSLPRFVRLPKRGFTDDFIGLADLVELHAARMYRGYEIISEGAFRVTRNSNLYLQEEEARSLLDSVRTELSNRRKGDAVRLEIESEANQEIVSQLETVFELQDWQVYKAEGPVNLSRLMHIYSGLNRPDLKFKPFAAREFQLSKKSKTIFDEIREHDVLLHHPFDSYKTVVGFIEKAAEDPSVLSIKQTLYRTNEDSPIVEALVEAARQKEVAVVVEVKARFDEASNIRWARHMEDSGIQVFHGLVGLKTHCKLTLIARKETDRIRHYAHLGTGNYNPTTAQFYTDLSLLTSDTDLTQPVHDVFNFLTAYAEYPKYDPLLVAPLDLADHTLELIAREAEHAREGRPARIIAKMNALIDKGVIQELYRASQAGVQIDLIVRGACALKPGIRGLSNRIRVRSIVGRFLEHSRIFYFENGGDEEIYLGSADWMPRNLYERVEVIFPLKDSMLRYRVRHEILEAYLRDTAKARILQRNGTYVREHRGRGRSANVSTGFSAQQFLIEVAEGKRTFEDIPKAPAPTRTRGVRSAS, from the coding sequence GTGCGTTCTCCTCTGGAAAACCCGTCGTACTACATCGGTCGTGAACTTTCATGGCTGAAGTTCAACGGCCGGGTCCTCGAAGAGGCTTTCGACGAATCTAACCCTCTTCTGGAGCGCGTGAAGTTCCTCGCCATCACCGCCAGCAATCTCGACGAGTTTTTCGAAATAAGAGTTTCAAGCCTGCTCCAGCGTCTGGAAGATGGCTACACCGATCCCGGCATCGATGGCGTTACACCCGCCGATGAGTTGGAGCAGATTGCCGAAGAGACTCACCGCTTCGTTCGCGCCCAGTATCGTTGCTGGAACGAGAAGCTTCGGCCCGCCCTTGCCGAGAACGGCATCCGCATCCTCCGGCTCGCGGAACTCGACGACGAAACCCTGGAGTATGCGCAGGATTACTGCGATCGCGAACTGGATCCGCTCCTGACACCGGTGACGGTTGATCCCGCCCATCCTTTTCCACGGGTAATCAACAAGGCGCTGTGCCAGGCATTACTGCTGAAGCGCCGCCGCCGCTCGTCGTCGACCTACATTGGTGTGGTCACGGTGCCGCGATCCTTGCCACGCTTCGTGCGCCTTCCGAAGCGAGGCTTCACCGACGATTTCATCGGCCTCGCCGACCTCGTAGAACTTCACGCCGCCCGTATGTATCGCGGCTACGAAATCATCTCCGAGGGTGCGTTCCGAGTCACCCGCAACTCGAACCTGTATCTGCAGGAAGAAGAAGCGCGCAGTCTTCTCGATTCGGTTCGCACGGAGTTATCGAATCGTCGCAAGGGTGACGCCGTCCGTCTCGAAATCGAGAGCGAAGCCAACCAGGAAATCGTCTCGCAGCTTGAGACCGTCTTTGAACTCCAGGACTGGCAGGTTTACAAGGCCGAGGGCCCGGTCAATCTATCGCGCCTGATGCATATCTATTCCGGGCTGAACCGTCCCGACTTGAAGTTCAAGCCGTTTGCTGCGCGAGAGTTTCAACTCTCGAAGAAATCAAAAACCATCTTCGATGAAATTCGCGAGCACGATGTGCTGCTGCACCACCCCTTCGACTCCTACAAAACCGTGGTCGGGTTCATCGAAAAAGCGGCGGAAGACCCAAGCGTCCTCTCGATCAAGCAAACGCTTTATCGCACCAACGAGGACTCTCCGATCGTGGAAGCCCTCGTCGAAGCTGCTCGCCAGAAAGAAGTCGCCGTGGTCGTCGAGGTGAAAGCCCGTTTCGATGAAGCCTCTAATATCCGCTGGGCTCGCCACATGGAAGACTCCGGCATCCAGGTCTTCCACGGCCTCGTCGGCCTCAAGACGCACTGCAAGCTCACGCTGATTGCGCGCAAGGAAACAGACCGAATTCGCCATTACGCTCACCTGGGCACCGGCAACTACAACCCGACCACCGCGCAGTTCTATACCGACCTTAGCCTGCTGACGTCCGACACGGACCTGACGCAACCAGTCCACGACGTCTTTAATTTCCTCACCGCCTACGCGGAGTATCCGAAATACGACCCGCTGCTGGTCGCCCCTCTTGACCTCGCCGACCACACTCTTGAGTTGATCGCCCGCGAAGCCGAGCATGCCCGAGAGGGTCGCCCCGCGCGGATTATCGCGAAAATGAACGCGCTCATCGACAAGGGTGTCATCCAGGAGTTGTATCGCGCATCGCAGGCCGGCGTTCAAATCGATCTCATCGTCCGAGGCGCCTGTGCGCTGAAGCCCGGCATCCGCGGCTTAAGCAATCGCATTCGTGTCCGCAGCATCGTCGGCCGCTTCCTCGAGCACAGCCGGATTTTCTATTTCGAAAACGGCGGAGACGAAGAGATCTATCTCGGCAGCGCCGACTGGATGCCGCGAAATCTGTACGAGCGCGTAGAGGTTATCTTCCCCTTGAAAGATTCCATGCTGCGCTACCGGGTGCGCCACGAAATCCTCGAAGCTTATCTGCGCGACACTGCAAAGGCCCGCATCCTCCAGCGTAACGGGACATATGTTCGCGAGCACCGTGGCCGTGGCCGCTCCGCCAACGTTTCCACCGGGTTTTCGGCGCAGCAGTTCCTCATTGAAGTCGCCGAGGGTAAGCGCACATTCGAAGACATCCCGAAGGCTCCGGCGCCCACTCGAACTCGCGGTGTACGGTCAGCGAGTTAG
- the sixA gene encoding phosphohistidine phosphatase SixA, with translation MVIFFLRHASAGKKRSNPKQDEKRPLDKDGIEQCREVGRALAAMDIQVDSIISSPLKRATQTAALVANELGYEGNLKMDAALRPEATYEQFRALLQKNRKFDSIMVVGHNPNLSEFCSLLLSNGNESGAIDLKKGGAARVEHSGKEGAELMWCITPRIVRTLQSSATDKSRPKTARK, from the coding sequence ATGGTCATCTTCTTCTTACGTCATGCAAGCGCGGGGAAAAAGCGCTCGAATCCGAAACAGGATGAAAAGCGTCCCCTCGACAAAGATGGAATCGAACAGTGCCGAGAAGTCGGTCGCGCTCTCGCCGCGATGGATATCCAGGTTGACTCCATCATTTCCAGCCCATTGAAACGCGCAACCCAAACAGCTGCCCTTGTCGCAAATGAGCTTGGCTATGAAGGTAATCTGAAAATGGATGCTGCGTTGCGTCCGGAAGCGACCTACGAACAGTTTCGCGCCTTGCTGCAGAAGAATCGCAAGTTCGACTCCATCATGGTGGTTGGACACAATCCCAACCTGAGCGAATTCTGCAGCCTCCTGCTCAGCAACGGCAATGAAAGCGGAGCCATCGATCTTAAGAAAGGCGGCGCCGCAAGAGTAGAACACAGCGGAAAAGAGGGCGCGGAATTGATGTGGTGTATCACGCCACGGATCGTCCGCACCCTTCAGTCCAGCGCAACTGACAAATCGCGCCCGAAGACCGCGCGGAAATAG
- a CDS encoding Ppx/GppA phosphatase family protein — MATFAAVDIGANSVRLKIGRLRNNRLVELADDREVVRLGESVFRSGLLDPKAMAQTVKVLQRFHREAQKHGATVVRVVATSSLRDARNSSAFIEWVESATGWRIEVISGLEEGRLIHFGVMANAQIHADRVLLMDLGGGSCEITVSVDHQIRDIVSLPLGAVRLTREFLQHDPPKKKELEQLRAFIAEEVGRVERRMKNAGAQVAIATSGTAAALADLYAARADVESSTVPRKVVVQLAEKLSKTGLEQRRAMPGIGPRRAEIIVAGANVYSELLTRLGLTSFRYLPLGLRDGVLAQMVADYDSHTRVRRQVETERAHSLHELEERYSVDRRFAERARKNAVALFRKLKPIHCLPAEYEEWLAAAALLHEIGSYINRSGRHRHAYYLIAHSEIFGFTTHQREVVAAIARFMGRSKPAPNHRVIRVLPEVDRHYVVRTVALLRLALALDQGRAAAITSFRTRVHPAEVELILKSKRGAGDLEMWAVDKERSYFRAVFGRDLSVALD, encoded by the coding sequence ATGGCCACTTTCGCCGCGGTAGACATCGGCGCTAACTCCGTCCGGCTCAAAATCGGTCGGCTCCGGAATAACCGGCTCGTTGAACTTGCCGACGACCGCGAGGTCGTGCGCTTGGGCGAGTCGGTATTTCGGTCTGGGCTGCTCGATCCCAAGGCGATGGCGCAGACGGTCAAAGTCCTGCAGCGATTCCATCGAGAGGCTCAAAAGCATGGCGCAACGGTGGTGCGCGTAGTCGCCACGAGTTCGTTGCGCGACGCGCGGAATTCCTCGGCGTTCATTGAGTGGGTGGAGTCGGCGACCGGTTGGCGCATCGAAGTGATTTCCGGCCTGGAAGAGGGGCGCCTGATTCACTTTGGCGTGATGGCGAATGCGCAGATTCACGCCGACCGTGTGCTGCTGATGGATCTTGGCGGCGGAAGCTGCGAGATCACCGTGTCGGTTGACCACCAGATTCGCGATATCGTGAGCTTGCCGCTGGGCGCGGTGCGGCTTACACGAGAGTTCCTGCAGCACGATCCGCCAAAGAAAAAGGAGTTGGAGCAGCTGCGGGCATTCATCGCGGAAGAAGTAGGCCGAGTCGAGCGCCGCATGAAGAACGCGGGGGCACAGGTTGCGATTGCGACGTCTGGAACGGCGGCGGCACTGGCGGACCTGTACGCCGCACGAGCGGATGTCGAGTCGAGTACAGTACCGCGGAAAGTGGTGGTTCAACTCGCGGAAAAATTATCAAAGACGGGGCTCGAGCAACGCCGCGCTATGCCGGGGATCGGGCCGCGGCGTGCGGAAATCATCGTTGCCGGTGCGAATGTTTACAGCGAGCTTCTCACCCGGCTTGGTCTCACCAGTTTCCGGTATCTTCCTCTCGGCCTGCGCGACGGCGTGCTGGCACAGATGGTTGCCGACTATGACAGCCATACCCGGGTGCGGCGGCAGGTGGAAACGGAGCGCGCGCACTCGCTGCACGAATTGGAGGAGCGTTACAGTGTCGATCGACGCTTTGCGGAGCGGGCGCGGAAGAATGCGGTTGCACTGTTCCGAAAGCTCAAACCGATTCATTGTCTGCCGGCCGAATACGAAGAGTGGCTGGCTGCGGCCGCACTCTTGCATGAGATAGGGTCCTACATCAATCGCTCGGGTCGGCACCGGCACGCCTATTACCTGATCGCGCATTCGGAAATTTTCGGGTTCACCACGCATCAGCGTGAAGTGGTGGCGGCGATCGCGCGATTCATGGGACGCTCAAAGCCGGCTCCGAATCACCGCGTCATACGCGTGTTGCCGGAAGTGGATCGTCATTACGTCGTCAGGACGGTAGCGCTGCTCAGGTTGGCACTAGCTCTCGACCAGGGAAGGGCAGCGGCGATCACGAGTTTTCGCACGCGCGTGCACCCGGCCGAAGTGGAACTCATTCTGAAATCGAAGCGCGGTGCGGGCGACCTGGAGATGTGGGCGGTCGATAAAGAGCGCAGCTATTTCCGCGCGGTCTTCGGGCGCGATTTGTCAGTTGCGCTGGACTGA
- a CDS encoding LysR family transcriptional regulator, protein METFLAVAQEKSFSRAAQRLHRTQSAISQTISRLEEELGETLFDRSSRDGTLTDAGHLLVEYAEELLNLRSEARDALAELRQLHQGKLVIAANEFTVLCLLPILNEFHRLHPTIKIQVQRALASQIQRLVVNHNVEFGVLSFKPDDEQLNSTIFYRDQLIFVVYPSHPLANAKNVSIRDLGAESFVAHNVVSPYRAKVIEAFKNSKTVLNMNVELPTLESIKEFVRMGSGLAMVPRITVEDDLGRGDLVEVPINELRLERLMRLVAREGAPMSHAGRAFLKVCEQMAAAPNSRYRFQSERKSRRAKARTAPA, encoded by the coding sequence TTGGAAACCTTTCTCGCCGTAGCGCAGGAAAAGAGCTTTTCTAGGGCTGCGCAGCGCCTCCACCGAACGCAATCAGCTATTAGCCAAACCATAAGCAGGCTGGAAGAAGAATTAGGTGAAACGTTGTTCGACCGGTCGTCACGGGACGGCACATTGACTGATGCCGGGCACCTGCTGGTGGAATATGCCGAGGAGTTGCTTAACCTTCGTTCTGAAGCCCGCGATGCCCTGGCCGAGTTGCGGCAGTTGCACCAGGGCAAGTTGGTGATCGCGGCCAACGAGTTTACGGTGCTGTGCCTGCTCCCAATTCTCAATGAATTTCACCGCCTTCACCCGACTATCAAGATTCAGGTGCAGCGCGCTCTGGCGAGCCAGATCCAGCGGCTGGTTGTCAATCACAACGTCGAATTTGGCGTGTTGTCGTTCAAGCCGGATGATGAACAGTTGAACTCGACGATCTTCTACCGAGACCAGTTGATATTTGTCGTGTACCCGTCGCACCCACTGGCGAATGCTAAGAATGTCAGTATTCGAGACCTCGGGGCGGAATCCTTCGTTGCGCACAACGTGGTCTCGCCGTATCGGGCAAAGGTGATCGAGGCGTTCAAGAATTCGAAGACGGTGCTGAACATGAATGTGGAATTGCCGACGTTGGAGTCGATCAAGGAGTTTGTACGGATGGGCAGCGGCCTGGCGATGGTACCGCGAATCACCGTCGAGGACGACCTTGGCCGTGGGGACCTCGTCGAGGTTCCGATCAACGAACTGCGGCTGGAGCGGCTAATGCGGCTTGTTGCGCGCGAGGGGGCACCAATGTCGCATGCCGGCAGGGCTTTTCTCAAAGTATGCGAACAAATGGCGGCAGCACCCAACAGCAGATACAGGTTCCAATCAGAGCGTAAGTCACGCCGCGCGAAGGCACGAACAGCGCCCGCATAA
- a CDS encoding 2-isopropylmalate synthase: MDISGVSDRLLVFDTSLRDGEQSPGCSMNTGEKLRLAHNLESLGVDIIEAGFPVASTGDFEAVKRIANEIRDTRIAALARCTRHDIEVAWDAIRDAVRPRIHTFLATSDIHLGFKLKMTRSDALRQAQDCVAFARSMCQDVEFSPEDATRSDVDFLCEVLQAVVDAGATTLNIPDTVGYTTPTEYGNLIRTIRERIKGIQNVTVSSHCHNDLGLAVANSLAAVSAGARQVECTINGIGERAGNASLEEVVMALHVRNDLFPVTCGVNREQLYSASQLLCEIVGFQVQPNKAIVGRNAFAHEAGIHQHGVLSNPLCYEIMTPESVGVPAERLVLGKHSGRHALAFKYRELGYDLSGDEISHLYTRFTELADRKKKVYDQDLISLVMTGRSPVTGSVSQGVHSCD; this comes from the coding sequence ATGGATATCAGTGGCGTAAGCGACCGTCTCCTGGTTTTCGATACCTCCCTCCGCGATGGTGAGCAGTCCCCCGGTTGCAGCATGAATACCGGCGAGAAATTGCGCCTTGCGCATAATCTGGAGTCGCTCGGCGTCGACATCATCGAAGCCGGGTTCCCTGTTGCTTCCACCGGAGACTTCGAGGCCGTCAAACGCATCGCAAACGAGATTCGCGACACTCGCATCGCCGCTCTCGCCCGTTGCACGCGGCACGACATCGAGGTCGCCTGGGACGCCATTCGCGACGCCGTCCGTCCGCGTATCCACACATTCCTTGCGACGTCGGATATCCATCTCGGCTTCAAGCTGAAGATGACCCGCAGCGATGCCCTTCGCCAGGCGCAGGATTGCGTCGCCTTCGCGCGATCCATGTGCCAGGACGTGGAGTTCTCGCCCGAAGACGCGACTCGTTCGGATGTCGATTTCCTCTGCGAAGTCCTGCAGGCCGTCGTGGACGCCGGTGCGACCACCTTGAACATTCCCGACACGGTCGGCTACACGACTCCAACGGAATACGGCAACCTGATCCGCACCATTCGCGAGCGCATCAAGGGTATCCAGAACGTCACCGTCTCGTCGCACTGCCACAATGATCTCGGACTCGCAGTCGCGAACTCCCTGGCGGCCGTCAGCGCCGGAGCGCGACAGGTCGAGTGCACTATCAACGGTATCGGCGAGCGCGCGGGGAACGCTTCACTCGAAGAAGTCGTTATGGCACTTCACGTTCGAAACGATCTTTTCCCAGTTACGTGTGGAGTAAACCGCGAGCAGCTCTACTCGGCGAGCCAGTTGCTTTGCGAAATCGTCGGTTTCCAAGTGCAGCCCAATAAGGCCATTGTCGGGCGCAACGCCTTCGCGCATGAAGCCGGCATTCACCAGCACGGGGTATTGAGCAATCCGCTCTGTTACGAGATCATGACTCCGGAATCCGTCGGCGTACCCGCCGAGCGTCTCGTTCTTGGCAAGCATTCCGGGCGTCACGCGCTCGCCTTCAAGTATCGCGAACTCGGTTACGACTTGAGCGGCGATGAAATTTCTCATCTCTACACGCGATTCACCGAACTGGCGGATCGCAAGAAGAAGGTTTACGACCAAGACCTGATCTCCCTCGTGATGACAGGCCGCAGCCCGGTCACGGGTAGCGTTTCCCAGGGTGTTCATTCATGCGACTAA
- the leuB gene encoding 3-isopropylmalate dehydrogenase produces the protein MRLRITVLPGDGIGPEVTAQAVQVLRTVSDVCGYNFDFTTRLIGGAAVEDSGHPLPKKTLDTCLESDAVLLGAVGGPKFDGLAPHLRPEAGLLAIRQALGCYANLRPVIAYESVADCSPLRPELRRGADVLIVRELLGGLYFGEPRANDTEHKSAYNTMRYSEPEIERIARVAFEAARERKKKVTSVDKANVLETSRLWRSVVTRVGKEYPDVKLEHALVDSFAMQLIMTPTRYDVVVTENLFGDILSDEAAVISGSLGLLASASIGGPVGLYEPIHGSAPDIAGKGIANPLGAIASAAMLLRYTGKLVGEAEGIETAIRNTLDAGYRTPDLTTTEAARKRTNTTEQVGARIAETVCDLLNRRMAYHAV, from the coding sequence ATGCGACTAAGAATCACAGTTCTTCCGGGCGACGGCATTGGCCCGGAGGTCACGGCCCAGGCAGTGCAAGTTCTCCGGACAGTGTCCGACGTGTGCGGTTACAACTTCGATTTCACCACGCGCCTCATCGGAGGTGCCGCCGTTGAAGACAGCGGCCATCCGCTTCCCAAGAAGACGCTCGACACCTGCCTCGAGTCCGATGCGGTCCTGCTTGGCGCAGTCGGCGGGCCTAAGTTCGACGGTCTTGCTCCGCATCTTCGCCCTGAAGCCGGCTTGCTTGCGATTCGCCAGGCGCTCGGCTGCTATGCGAACCTGCGTCCGGTGATCGCCTACGAGTCGGTCGCCGACTGTTCTCCGCTGCGTCCCGAGCTGCGGCGTGGCGCCGACGTGCTCATCGTTCGTGAATTGCTCGGTGGCCTCTATTTCGGCGAGCCCCGCGCTAACGACACGGAGCACAAGAGCGCCTATAACACGATGCGCTACTCGGAGCCCGAGATTGAGCGCATCGCCCGCGTGGCTTTTGAAGCTGCTCGCGAGCGCAAGAAGAAAGTTACATCGGTCGACAAAGCTAACGTTCTCGAGACCTCGCGGCTATGGCGCAGCGTCGTCACCCGTGTCGGCAAGGAGTATCCCGACGTGAAACTCGAGCATGCGCTGGTCGACTCGTTCGCCATGCAGCTGATCATGACGCCCACGCGCTATGACGTGGTCGTGACGGAAAACCTGTTCGGCGACATCCTTTCTGACGAAGCCGCCGTGATCAGCGGTTCGCTCGGCCTGCTGGCCTCGGCCAGCATAGGCGGCCCGGTCGGATTGTATGAGCCGATCCACGGCTCGGCACCAGACATCGCCGGCAAAGGCATTGCTAATCCGCTGGGCGCGATTGCCTCGGCCGCCATGCTGTTGCGCTATACCGGCAAACTCGTCGGTGAAGCTGAGGGCATCGAGACCGCGATCCGCAACACGCTCGACGCCGGCTATCGCACTCCCGACCTCACGACTACGGAAGCCGCGCGGAAGCGTACGAATACCACAGAACAGGTTGGCGCGCGTATTGCCGAAACCGTTTGCGATCTGCTAAACCGCAGGATGGCGTATCACGCGGTATAA
- the leuC gene encoding 3-isopropylmalate dehydratase large subunit codes for MSNPQTLFDKVWSAHVVRHAAGEPALIYIDLHLVHEVTSPQAFEGLRLNGRKVRRPDLTFATVDHNVPTTTEDRFVIKDQIASQQVQTLRKNCEAAGIPLYDVGDRRQGIVHVIGPELGLTQPGITIVCGDSHTSTHGAFGALAFGIGTSEVEHVLATQCLPQAKPKTMQVLVKGDLPRGTTAKDLALGIIHQIGTDGGTGYVIEYAGEAIRKLSMEGRMTLCNMSIESGARAGMVAPDETTFAYLKDRPHAPKGSKWDQAVAYWRTLSTDPGARFDRVVEFDASKLEPWVTWGTSPGMSAPVSGFVPKDQDARSEAELKALHRAIEYMGIRAGGKIEDLAIDKAFIGSCTNARLEDLREAARVLRGYKINPKVHAIVVPGSGQVKEAAEREGLDRIFKDAGAEWREPGCSMCLGMNPDILQEGERCASTSNRNFEGRQGRGGRTHLVSPSMAAAAAVAGHFVDVRDWKYKE; via the coding sequence ATGTCCAACCCACAGACCCTCTTCGATAAGGTATGGTCCGCCCACGTTGTGCGACACGCCGCGGGCGAACCCGCACTCATTTACATCGACCTTCATCTCGTTCACGAAGTGACCTCACCGCAAGCCTTCGAGGGCCTGCGCTTGAACGGCCGGAAGGTCCGCCGACCGGATCTAACCTTCGCCACCGTCGACCACAACGTACCGACGACTACAGAAGATCGCTTCGTCATCAAGGACCAGATCGCTTCGCAGCAGGTCCAAACGCTGCGCAAGAATTGTGAAGCCGCCGGCATTCCTCTCTACGACGTTGGCGACCGTCGCCAGGGCATTGTCCACGTGATCGGCCCGGAGTTGGGCCTGACGCAGCCCGGAATTACCATCGTCTGCGGCGACAGCCACACCAGCACGCACGGCGCTTTCGGAGCCCTCGCTTTCGGCATCGGCACCTCGGAAGTCGAGCACGTTCTCGCAACACAGTGCCTGCCGCAGGCAAAGCCGAAAACAATGCAGGTACTCGTTAAAGGCGACCTCCCGCGCGGAACTACCGCGAAGGACCTCGCACTCGGCATCATCCACCAGATCGGCACCGATGGCGGCACTGGTTATGTCATCGAGTACGCTGGCGAGGCCATCCGCAAGCTCTCCATGGAAGGCCGCATGACGCTCTGCAACATGAGCATCGAGAGTGGCGCCCGCGCCGGCATGGTCGCACCCGACGAAACTACATTTGCTTATTTGAAAGATCGTCCGCACGCGCCTAAGGGAAGCAAGTGGGATCAGGCGGTCGCCTACTGGCGAACGTTGTCGACCGATCCCGGCGCGCGATTTGACCGCGTCGTCGAATTCGATGCCTCGAAACTCGAACCGTGGGTCACTTGGGGAACTTCGCCCGGAATGTCCGCACCCGTAAGCGGCTTCGTCCCAAAAGATCAGGATGCCCGCAGCGAAGCCGAGTTGAAAGCTCTGCATCGTGCCATCGAGTACATGGGCATCCGAGCAGGCGGGAAGATCGAAGATCTTGCTATCGATAAAGCTTTCATCGGCTCCTGTACCAACGCGCGTCTCGAAGACCTTCGTGAGGCAGCGCGCGTTCTCCGCGGATACAAGATCAATCCCAAGGTGCACGCCATCGTCGTACCCGGTTCAGGCCAAGTAAAGGAAGCCGCCGAGCGAGAAGGTCTCGATCGCATCTTCAAAGATGCCGGCGCCGAGTGGCGCGAGCCCGGCTGCTCTATGTGCCTTGGCATGAATCCCGACATCCTTCAGGAAGGCGAGCGCTGCGCCTCGACCAGCAACCGCAATTTCGAAGGCCGCCAGGGGCGCGGCGGTCGCACGCATCTCGTCAGCCCCAGCATGGCCGCTGCCGCAGCCGTCGCCGGACACTTCGTCGACGTGCGGGACTGGAAATATAAGGAGTAG